One window from the genome of Myxococcus fulvus encodes:
- a CDS encoding FG-GAP-like repeat-containing protein has translation MMLQMHVRGFVATLLVGLLGVCAGCGSGGGGEGPPPKPEPEVTLPGAPTEVQAQAGVRSAQVSWKAPASNGGGAIVKYTVTGTGGVTTTTTGATSALVAGLADNTSYTFHVRATNAAGDGPESDASAPVTTLALPGAPRILEVFPGNSTLQVSWAPPDSDGGTRVHSYVVQLLGAATPRSEATMSTSVQLTGLTPETEYQVVVRAVTAVGMGPPSAPRLSKTRCDNVGWTKLPQVSVEAELRGLVAGDFDKDGKPDLAGTRMAERTVASYLGQGEGRLRKQGEFGVGADPQQVLTGDFNNDSLLDVVVLNTRSQTVSVLPGLGNGDFGEGRGALTGAGPWAMTTADFDGDGNLDVFTVNTSLSTGSSTLSWMQGNGFGALTRQDFNLPFVALTVATADFDQDGHLDVALPASLVSDVYVYFGSGDSSSFRSGARYPAQNQPKHVAAADFNHDGRADLLVTSKGDSFNEPAVSVGLGRGNSTFEPAKRFAVLGEVGALLVADFDQDGHLDVAVTHDESKTVSFLRGLGDGSFAARQDVVLDAMPRGLAAGNFSGGDRLEVMVSQVGSTSLALLTTACLP, from the coding sequence ATGATGCTTCAGATGCATGTGCGCGGCTTCGTGGCCACGCTGCTGGTGGGATTGCTCGGGGTGTGCGCGGGGTGTGGCTCCGGCGGTGGAGGCGAGGGGCCTCCGCCGAAGCCGGAGCCCGAGGTGACGTTGCCGGGCGCGCCGACGGAGGTCCAGGCGCAGGCCGGTGTCCGCTCCGCGCAGGTGAGCTGGAAGGCGCCCGCGTCGAACGGCGGCGGCGCCATCGTGAAGTACACGGTGACGGGCACCGGAGGCGTCACCACCACGACGACCGGCGCCACGAGCGCGCTGGTGGCCGGGCTCGCCGACAACACGAGCTACACCTTTCATGTCCGCGCCACCAACGCCGCCGGTGACGGGCCGGAGTCCGACGCCTCGGCCCCCGTGACGACGCTGGCCCTGCCGGGCGCCCCACGAATCCTCGAGGTCTTCCCCGGGAACTCGACGCTCCAGGTGAGCTGGGCGCCGCCCGACTCGGATGGAGGGACGCGCGTCCATTCGTATGTCGTCCAGCTCCTCGGCGCCGCCACCCCGCGTTCCGAGGCAACGATGAGCACCAGCGTGCAGCTCACCGGGCTGACACCGGAGACGGAGTACCAGGTCGTCGTCCGCGCGGTGACCGCGGTGGGCATGGGGCCGCCCTCGGCGCCCCGGCTGTCGAAGACCCGGTGTGACAACGTCGGTTGGACGAAGCTCCCGCAGGTCTCCGTGGAGGCGGAGCTGCGAGGGCTGGTGGCGGGAGACTTCGACAAGGATGGGAAGCCGGACCTCGCCGGGACGCGGATGGCCGAGAGGACCGTGGCGAGCTACCTCGGACAGGGCGAGGGGCGCCTGCGCAAGCAGGGCGAGTTCGGCGTCGGCGCGGACCCACAACAGGTCCTCACCGGTGACTTCAACAACGACTCGCTGCTGGACGTGGTGGTGCTCAACACGCGCAGTCAGACGGTGAGCGTGCTGCCCGGGCTCGGCAACGGCGACTTCGGAGAAGGCCGCGGCGCCCTCACCGGCGCGGGCCCCTGGGCGATGACGACGGCGGACTTCGATGGTGATGGGAACCTGGATGTCTTCACCGTCAACACCAGCCTCTCGACCGGCAGCTCGACGCTGAGCTGGATGCAGGGGAATGGCTTCGGAGCGCTCACCCGGCAGGACTTCAACCTGCCCTTTGTCGCGCTCACTGTCGCCACGGCGGACTTCGACCAAGACGGACACCTGGATGTGGCGCTCCCCGCGTCGCTCGTCTCCGACGTCTACGTCTACTTCGGCTCGGGAGACAGCAGCTCGTTCCGCTCGGGCGCTCGCTACCCGGCCCAGAACCAGCCCAAGCACGTGGCGGCGGCGGACTTCAATCACGATGGTCGGGCGGACCTGTTGGTGACGAGCAAGGGGGATTCCTTCAACGAGCCCGCGGTGAGCGTGGGCCTGGGCCGCGGCAACAGCACGTTCGAACCCGCGAAGCGCTTCGCCGTGTTGGGGGAGGTGGGAGCGCTGCTCGTGGCGGACTTCGACCAGGACGGCCATCTGGATGTCGCGGTGACGCACGACGAGTCGAAGACGGTCAGCTTCCTGCGCGGCCTGGGGGATGGCTCGTTCGCCGCGAGGCAGGACGTGGTGCTGGACGCCATGCCGCGCGGGCTCGCGGCCGGGAACTTCAGCGGTGGTGACAGGCTGGAGGTGATGGTGAGCCAGGTGGGCTCGACGTCGCTCGCGCTGCTGACGACGGCCTGTCTTCCATGA
- a CDS encoding aminotransferase class I/II-fold pyridoxal phosphate-dependent enzyme translates to MRHEDFLVLRDTWRAKRPELIDLAELNVYRSLGPGFAPIAPSTHAEAPYRCHLAERYLAHLGLDAGLKARTQVSHGVRRSLRALFGWLASRQARIGVPDDVYPVYLQLAVEAGVQVVRYASREGLPVLQECDALLLCEPLKPWGREPGREEVEQVEAWVRAEPGKRVLLVDSAYATPPTPWVLRLMQEELAFVLVSLSKGWLIPDHAGLCITPSRWREDMRAAFAPLPKDERKLRIGYAALTEHAARPAEVRARLIEHASALDALTTRRPELRASTCVGYFATSRCSFDELLEQGVLGVPASVFGGPEALSILSSLPAATAARAT, encoded by the coding sequence ATGAGACACGAGGACTTCCTGGTGCTGCGGGACACGTGGCGCGCGAAGCGGCCCGAGCTCATCGACTTGGCGGAGCTCAACGTCTACCGGAGCCTCGGGCCTGGCTTCGCGCCCATCGCGCCTTCGACCCACGCGGAGGCGCCCTACCGGTGTCACCTCGCCGAGCGCTACCTCGCGCACCTGGGGCTCGATGCGGGGCTCAAGGCGCGGACGCAGGTCAGCCACGGGGTGCGGCGCTCCCTGCGCGCGCTGTTCGGCTGGCTCGCGTCGCGGCAGGCGCGCATCGGCGTCCCCGATGACGTGTACCCGGTGTACCTGCAGCTCGCCGTCGAAGCGGGCGTCCAGGTCGTTCGCTACGCCTCGCGCGAGGGCCTGCCCGTGCTCCAGGAATGCGACGCGCTCCTGCTGTGCGAGCCGCTCAAGCCCTGGGGACGCGAGCCCGGACGCGAGGAGGTGGAGCAGGTGGAGGCGTGGGTCCGCGCCGAGCCGGGGAAGCGGGTGCTGCTCGTCGACTCCGCGTACGCGACGCCTCCGACGCCGTGGGTCCTGCGGCTCATGCAGGAGGAGCTCGCGTTCGTCCTCGTCTCGCTGTCGAAGGGCTGGCTCATCCCGGACCACGCGGGGCTGTGCATCACGCCGTCTCGATGGCGCGAGGACATGCGCGCCGCCTTCGCGCCGCTGCCGAAGGACGAGCGCAAGCTGCGCATCGGCTACGCGGCCCTCACCGAGCACGCGGCGCGTCCCGCCGAGGTCCGAGCACGTCTCATCGAGCACGCAAGCGCACTGGACGCGCTCACCACCCGCAGGCCAGAGCTGCGGGCCTCGACCTGCGTCGGATACTTCGCCACGTCGCGGTGCTCGTTCGACGAGCTGCTGGAGCAAGGCGTCCTCGGCGTGCCCGCGTCCGTCTTCGGCGGCCCCGAGGCGCTGAGCATCCTCTCGAGCCTCCCCGCCGCGACGGCGGCACGAGCGACCTGA
- a CDS encoding radical SAM protein, translating into MDTAFVAFIPLSNWLRGFDRYRMRYSKASIAESTFPDAFYMLREDEPWTPGLEKARRLVSRLGRAKDRVVALRARLPTSGERAMRPNDTTGTGIGWRWPSPEVPLSGVAWVEDDGTLRPTLHEEVTAQAFQLDDTGLASWADCRPRSFSVLPVAKACQAKCAFCFSKASVSDLARQRSTSLEHQLHWADLARARGAERAVITGGGEPTLMAPAQLRSLVRGLAERFPKTLLITNGARLDAGQLHALRDEGLTTLAVSRHGVTREDDARIMGLSVDSGALARAFGLRSRAICVLQQGGVDDVPKVLAYLERSARDGFHEVCFKELYVSSLSENTWAPSAANQYCAEHQVPLALVLRAMETGGFTQVDALPWGSPVFEGEIAGRVLRVAAYTEPSVGWERTHRKVRSWNLMSDGSCLASLEDPASELRG; encoded by the coding sequence ATGGACACCGCCTTCGTCGCCTTCATTCCGCTCTCGAACTGGCTGCGCGGATTCGATCGCTACCGCATGCGGTACTCGAAAGCGTCCATCGCCGAGTCGACCTTCCCGGACGCGTTCTACATGTTGAGGGAGGACGAGCCCTGGACGCCGGGGCTCGAGAAGGCGCGGCGGCTCGTCTCCAGGCTCGGCCGCGCGAAGGACCGCGTCGTCGCGCTGCGCGCCCGGCTGCCCACGTCGGGCGAGCGGGCGATGCGCCCCAACGACACCACAGGCACGGGAATCGGCTGGCGGTGGCCCTCGCCCGAGGTCCCCTTGAGCGGCGTCGCGTGGGTCGAGGACGACGGGACGCTGCGCCCCACCCTCCACGAGGAGGTCACCGCGCAGGCCTTCCAGTTGGACGACACGGGGCTCGCGTCGTGGGCGGACTGCCGTCCCCGCTCCTTCTCCGTGCTCCCCGTGGCGAAGGCCTGCCAGGCGAAGTGCGCGTTCTGCTTCTCGAAGGCCAGCGTCTCCGACCTGGCGCGACAGCGCAGCACCTCGCTCGAACATCAGCTGCACTGGGCGGACCTCGCCCGCGCCCGAGGGGCGGAGCGCGCCGTCATCACCGGTGGAGGCGAGCCCACCTTGATGGCCCCGGCCCAGCTGCGCTCGCTGGTGCGAGGCCTCGCCGAGCGGTTCCCGAAGACGCTCCTCATCACCAACGGCGCGCGCCTGGATGCGGGACAGCTGCACGCCTTGCGCGACGAGGGCCTCACCACGCTGGCCGTCAGCCGCCACGGCGTCACGCGCGAGGACGACGCGCGCATCATGGGCCTGTCGGTGGACTCAGGGGCGCTCGCGCGGGCCTTCGGGTTGCGCAGCCGCGCCATCTGCGTCCTCCAGCAAGGCGGCGTGGATGACGTCCCCAAGGTCCTCGCCTACCTGGAGCGCAGCGCGCGCGACGGGTTCCACGAGGTCTGCTTCAAGGAGCTCTACGTCTCCAGCCTCTCCGAGAACACGTGGGCGCCGAGCGCCGCGAACCAGTACTGCGCGGAGCATCAGGTGCCGCTCGCGCTGGTGCTCCGCGCCATGGAGACCGGAGGCTTCACGCAGGTGGACGCGCTGCCGTGGGGCAGCCCCGTGTTCGAGGGGGAAATCGCGGGGCGCGTGCTGCGCGTCGCGGCGTACACGGAGCCGTCCGTCGGCTGGGAGCGCACGCACCGGAAGGTCCGCTCGTGGAACCTCATGAGCGATGGGAGCTGCCTCGCCTCGCTCGAGGACCCCGCCTCGGAGCTGCGCGGATGA
- a CDS encoding alpha/beta fold hydrolase: MKTALAGAGMLPLQGALAASPERGKRPQRTFLLVHGAWHNALHWTRVTEALVARGHRVVAIDLPGHGLNARFPASYVAGATARFGEERSAQADITLEDCATAVVSALEKLRQGGTKPVLVGHSVGGAVITRAAELAPQLIDRLVYLTAFCPVKRGSASACAALPEARTGYGETLFLGDPAKLGAVRINPRGDAGYLEALRVAYYQDVPTAGFLPFALSLTPDLPLSLWTSKTGATKERWGRIPRGYIRCTQDRAIAPALQDLMIREANALTPGNAFTVESLESSHSPFASQPEALAALLDGAR; encoded by the coding sequence ATGAAGACCGCTCTCGCCGGGGCGGGGATGCTCCCGCTGCAAGGTGCCCTCGCCGCTTCGCCCGAGCGGGGCAAGCGCCCACAGCGAACCTTCCTGCTGGTGCACGGCGCCTGGCACAACGCGCTCCACTGGACGCGCGTCACGGAGGCGCTCGTCGCCCGGGGCCACCGCGTCGTGGCCATCGACCTGCCCGGACATGGGCTCAACGCGCGCTTCCCCGCGAGCTACGTGGCCGGAGCCACGGCGCGCTTCGGCGAGGAGCGCTCGGCGCAGGCGGACATCACCCTGGAGGACTGCGCCACCGCCGTGGTCTCCGCGCTGGAGAAGCTGCGTCAGGGCGGCACGAAGCCCGTGCTCGTGGGACACAGCGTGGGCGGCGCCGTCATCACCCGCGCGGCGGAGCTGGCGCCCCAGCTCATCGACCGGCTCGTCTACCTGACCGCGTTCTGCCCCGTGAAACGAGGGAGCGCCAGCGCTTGCGCGGCGCTGCCCGAGGCCCGCACCGGCTACGGCGAGACGCTGTTCCTCGGGGACCCGGCGAAGCTGGGCGCGGTGCGCATCAACCCGCGCGGCGATGCCGGGTACCTGGAGGCCCTGCGCGTGGCGTACTACCAGGACGTGCCCACCGCGGGCTTCCTGCCCTTCGCGCTCAGCCTGACGCCCGACCTCCCCTTGTCGCTGTGGACCTCCAAGACGGGCGCGACGAAGGAGCGTTGGGGACGGATTCCTCGCGGCTACATCCGCTGCACCCAGGACCGCGCCATCGCCCCCGCGCTCCAGGACCTGATGATTCGCGAGGCCAATGCCCTCACCCCGGGCAATGCCTTCACCGTCGAGTCCCTGGAGTCCTCCCACTCCCCGTTCGCGTCCCAACCGGAAGCGCTCGCGGCGCTTCTGGATGGCGCACGCTGA
- a CDS encoding MerR family DNA-binding transcriptional regulator, translating into MNIGELARRTGCSARSIRHYEKAGLLASSRRANGYRDFDADAVSRVIQVAHFIRQGFALVDISTFPPCMLREVTTAICPRALELHLARLAELDQQLRTLSERRERLARALGANVRPVRVIK; encoded by the coding sequence ATGAACATCGGAGAACTCGCCCGCCGCACGGGCTGCAGCGCGCGCTCCATCCGTCATTACGAGAAGGCGGGGCTGCTCGCGTCGAGTCGCCGTGCGAACGGCTACCGGGACTTCGATGCGGACGCGGTGTCCCGGGTGATTCAGGTGGCCCACTTCATCCGGCAGGGCTTCGCCCTCGTGGACATCTCCACCTTTCCACCCTGCATGCTCCGTGAAGTCACCACCGCCATCTGTCCGCGAGCGCTCGAGCTCCACCTCGCGCGGCTGGCAGAGCTCGACCAGCAACTGCGCACGCTCTCGGAGCGTCGGGAGCGGCTCGCCCGCGCGCTCGGCGCCAACGTCCGGCCCGTGCGCGTCATCAAGTGA
- a CDS encoding DUF1272 domain-containing protein: MLQLRPGCECCDRDLPPDATDAFICTFECTFCASCVTERLKGICPNCGGDLTPRPRRPASKLARFPASTERVFKPQGCAPR; encoded by the coding sequence GTGCTGCAGCTCCGCCCCGGCTGTGAGTGTTGTGACCGTGACCTGCCGCCCGACGCGACGGACGCGTTCATCTGCACCTTCGAGTGCACGTTCTGCGCGAGCTGCGTGACGGAGCGGCTGAAGGGCATCTGCCCCAACTGTGGCGGTGACCTCACGCCGCGTCCGCGCCGGCCCGCCAGCAAGCTCGCCAGGTTCCCCGCCTCCACCGAGCGCGTTTTCAAGCCGCAAGGCTGCGCTCCGCGCTGA
- a CDS encoding LysR family transcriptional regulator: protein MKRANLDEILAFMSVVDAGSFVAGGRAIGLTRSAAGKALARLESRLGVRLLHRTTRHVSLTDDGRVFHEHCLQVLAALEEAEASVGQHTGTPRGVLRLTVPDAFGRLLVLPVLRDYLRMWPEVQAEVSFSDRVADVIEEGYDLAVRIQATHTDTRLVSRLVAEYPAILCASPTYLAARGEPRTLEELSAHDCLFFSSRARRQRWRLREQGGAWVHVEGRSRLRLDSGEALRDAAVAGMGVAFLPGFLVDADLSRGRLRALLPSVETGTVRITALYPSKTHLPAKVRRFIDLMVERWKPKER, encoded by the coding sequence ATGAAGCGCGCCAACCTCGATGAAATCCTCGCCTTCATGTCCGTCGTGGACGCGGGCAGCTTCGTCGCGGGAGGACGGGCCATCGGCCTGACGCGCTCGGCCGCGGGCAAGGCGCTGGCCCGGCTGGAGTCGCGGCTCGGCGTGCGACTGCTCCACCGCACCACGCGCCACGTGAGCCTCACCGACGATGGCCGCGTCTTCCATGAGCACTGCCTGCAGGTCCTCGCCGCGCTGGAGGAAGCGGAGGCCAGCGTCGGACAGCACACGGGGACTCCGCGAGGCGTCCTGCGTCTCACCGTGCCCGACGCGTTCGGCAGGCTGCTGGTGCTCCCGGTACTGCGGGACTACCTGCGGATGTGGCCCGAGGTGCAGGCGGAGGTGAGCTTCAGCGACCGCGTCGCGGACGTCATCGAGGAGGGCTACGACCTCGCCGTGCGCATCCAGGCGACCCACACCGATACGCGCCTGGTCTCCCGGCTCGTGGCCGAGTACCCCGCCATCCTCTGCGCCTCGCCCACCTACCTGGCCGCGCGTGGCGAGCCCCGGACGCTGGAGGAGCTCTCCGCTCATGACTGCCTGTTCTTCAGCAGCCGCGCGCGCAGACAGCGCTGGCGCCTGCGTGAGCAGGGCGGCGCCTGGGTCCACGTGGAGGGGCGCAGCCGCCTCCGGCTCGACAGCGGAGAGGCGCTGCGCGACGCGGCGGTCGCCGGGATGGGCGTCGCGTTCCTCCCCGGCTTCCTCGTCGACGCGGACCTCTCGCGAGGGCGTCTGCGGGCGCTCCTGCCCTCCGTCGAGACGGGCACCGTGCGCATCACCGCGCTCTACCCGAGCAAGACCCACCTGCCCGCCAAGGTGCGGCGCTTCATCGACCTGATGGTCGAGCGCTGGAAGCCGAAGGAGCGCTGA
- a CDS encoding RidA family protein translates to MPVTLLNPDGMMKPELYHQVSIATGSRQVHIAGQVAYDAEGKLVARGDLAGQVAQSLRNVGIALAAAGATFSDVVRLRFYVVGWKPEQLPQFGAGVQQVAQELKFVPAPASLIGVSVLFEPDILVEVEATAVLP, encoded by the coding sequence ATGCCCGTCACCCTGCTCAACCCCGATGGAATGATGAAGCCGGAGCTGTACCACCAGGTGTCCATCGCCACGGGCTCCCGACAGGTCCACATCGCCGGTCAGGTCGCCTACGACGCGGAGGGGAAGCTCGTCGCGCGAGGCGACCTCGCGGGACAGGTCGCGCAGTCGCTGCGCAATGTCGGCATCGCGCTCGCGGCGGCCGGAGCCACGTTCAGCGACGTGGTCCGCTTGCGGTTCTACGTGGTCGGCTGGAAGCCCGAGCAGCTGCCCCAGTTCGGCGCGGGCGTTCAGCAGGTCGCTCAAGAGCTGAAGTTCGTCCCGGCGCCGGCCTCGTTGATTGGCGTCAGCGTGCTCTTCGAGCCGGACATCCTCGTGGAGGTCGAAGCCACCGCCGTCCTGCCCTGA
- a CDS encoding ATP-binding cassette domain-containing protein → MTEPKHSTPAHPADRHDLIRVRGARENNLKDVSVELPKRRLTVFTGVSGSGKSSLVFGTIAAESQRMINETYSAFVQGFMPSLGRPEVDVLEGLTTAIIVDQERMGANSRSTVGTATDANARLRVLFSRLGKPHIGSSNAFSFNIPSARASGQITVDKGEGQVEERVVTISGGMCPRCEGMGSVTDIDLGQLYDDSKSLNEGALTIPGYNADGWQVRIYANSGFLDPDKPIRKYTKKELEDFLYKEPTKVKFESMNLTYEGLVPRIQKSFLSKDKEAMQPHIRAFVERAVTFTPCPECGGTRLNAAARSSKVKGINIAEACSMQVSDLAEWVRGLNEPSVAPLLATLRQTLDSFVEIGLGYLSLDRPSGTLSGGESQRIQMIRHLGSSLTDVTYVFDEPTVGLHPHDIQRMNDLLLRLRDKGNTVLVVEHKPEVIEIADHVVDIGPGAGTAGGAVVFEGTVEGLRASDTLTGRHLGYRASLKPSVRKPSGTLKVRGAKAHNLRGVDVDIPLGVLVVVTGVAGSGKSSLIHGSVSGREGVVTVDQSAIRGSRRSNPATYTGLLEPIRKAFAKANGVKPTLFSANSEGACPTCNGAGVIYTDLAMMAGVSTLCEECEGKRFQAAVLEYRLGALNIAEVLDLPVKDAATFFGSKEARTPAAHEILKRMNDVGLGYLRLGQPLTTLSGGERQRLKLATHMGEEGGVYVLDEPTTGLHLADVENLLGLLDRLVDSGKSVIVIEHHQAVMAHADWIIDLGPGAGHDGGTVVFQGPPTDLVSAKATLTGQHLAAYVGGASGGKVGGGKPEASRGRAARRS, encoded by the coding sequence ATGACCGAGCCCAAGCACTCCACCCCCGCGCATCCCGCGGACCGCCACGACCTCATCCGCGTCCGGGGCGCCAGGGAGAACAACCTCAAGGACGTGAGCGTCGAGCTCCCCAAGCGCCGGCTGACGGTGTTCACCGGCGTCTCCGGCTCGGGCAAGTCGTCGCTGGTCTTCGGCACCATCGCGGCCGAGTCCCAGCGGATGATCAACGAGACCTACAGCGCGTTCGTCCAGGGCTTCATGCCGTCCCTGGGCCGACCCGAGGTGGACGTGCTGGAGGGCCTGACGACGGCCATCATCGTCGACCAGGAGCGCATGGGCGCCAACTCCCGCTCCACCGTCGGCACCGCGACGGACGCCAACGCGAGGCTGCGGGTGCTGTTCAGCCGATTGGGCAAGCCGCACATCGGCTCCTCCAACGCGTTCTCCTTCAACATCCCGTCGGCGCGCGCGTCGGGGCAGATAACGGTCGACAAGGGCGAGGGCCAGGTCGAGGAGCGCGTGGTCACCATCTCCGGCGGCATGTGTCCCCGGTGCGAGGGCATGGGCTCGGTGACGGACATCGACCTGGGCCAGCTCTACGACGACAGCAAGTCGCTCAATGAAGGCGCGCTCACCATCCCCGGCTACAACGCCGACGGGTGGCAGGTGCGCATCTACGCGAACTCGGGCTTCCTGGACCCGGACAAGCCCATCCGCAAGTACACGAAGAAGGAGCTGGAGGACTTCCTCTACAAGGAGCCCACCAAGGTGAAGTTCGAGAGCATGAACCTCACCTACGAGGGCCTGGTCCCCCGCATCCAGAAGTCGTTCCTGTCCAAGGACAAGGAGGCGATGCAGCCGCACATCCGCGCCTTCGTGGAGCGCGCGGTGACCTTCACGCCCTGCCCCGAGTGCGGTGGCACCCGGCTCAACGCGGCCGCCCGGTCCTCCAAGGTGAAGGGCATCAACATCGCCGAGGCCTGCTCGATGCAGGTGAGCGATTTGGCCGAGTGGGTGCGCGGCCTGAACGAGCCCTCGGTCGCGCCGCTGCTGGCCACGCTGCGCCAGACGCTCGACTCGTTCGTGGAGATTGGCCTGGGCTATCTCAGCCTGGACCGCCCGTCGGGGACGCTGTCGGGCGGCGAGTCCCAGCGCATCCAGATGATTCGGCACCTGGGCTCGTCGCTCACCGACGTGACGTACGTGTTTGACGAGCCGACCGTCGGACTGCACCCGCATGACATCCAGCGGATGAACGATTTGCTGCTGCGGCTGCGCGACAAGGGCAACACCGTGCTGGTCGTCGAGCACAAGCCGGAGGTCATCGAGATTGCGGACCACGTCGTGGACATCGGCCCGGGCGCCGGCACCGCCGGTGGCGCGGTGGTGTTCGAGGGCACCGTCGAGGGGCTGCGCGCCAGCGACACGCTCACCGGACGGCACCTGGGCTACCGGGCCTCCCTGAAGCCCTCGGTGCGAAAGCCCTCGGGGACGCTGAAGGTGCGCGGGGCGAAGGCGCACAACCTGCGGGGCGTCGATGTGGACATCCCGCTGGGCGTGCTGGTGGTGGTGACGGGTGTGGCGGGCTCCGGGAAGAGCTCGCTGATTCACGGCTCGGTGTCGGGCCGCGAGGGCGTGGTGACGGTGGACCAGAGCGCGATTCGCGGCTCGCGGCGCAGCAACCCGGCGACGTACACGGGACTGCTGGAGCCGATTCGCAAGGCCTTCGCCAAGGCCAACGGCGTGAAGCCCACGCTGTTCAGCGCGAACTCGGAGGGCGCCTGCCCCACGTGCAACGGCGCCGGGGTCATCTACACGGACCTGGCGATGATGGCGGGCGTCAGCACGCTCTGCGAGGAGTGCGAGGGCAAGCGCTTCCAGGCGGCGGTGCTGGAGTACCGGCTGGGCGCGCTCAACATCGCCGAGGTGCTCGACCTGCCCGTCAAGGACGCGGCGACCTTCTTCGGCTCCAAGGAGGCGCGCACGCCGGCCGCGCATGAAATCCTGAAGCGGATGAACGACGTGGGACTCGGCTATCTGCGGCTCGGCCAGCCCCTCACCACGCTGTCGGGCGGCGAGCGGCAGCGGCTGAAGCTCGCGACACACATGGGCGAGGAGGGCGGCGTCTACGTGCTCGACGAGCCGACCACGGGGCTGCATCTGGCCGACGTGGAGAACCTGCTCGGGCTGCTGGACCGGCTGGTCGACTCGGGCAAGTCGGTCATCGTCATCGAGCACCACCAGGCCGTCATGGCGCACGCGGATTGGATCATCGACCTGGGACCGGGCGCGGGACACGACGGCGGGACGGTTGTGTTCCAGGGGCCGCCGACGGACCTCGTCTCCGCGAAGGCCACGCTGACCGGCCAGCACCTGGCGGCGTATGTCGGCGGGGCCTCGGGCGGGAAGGTCGGAGGCGGAAAGCCGGAGGCTTCTCGAGGGCGCGCGGCGCGGCGCTCGTAG
- a CDS encoding VOC family protein, which produces MTLKLTTVHLIVDDPDKALPFYRDLLGLKLIGDVSHEAFRWLTLSPPAQPDIQIVLSQPHAGRTKEDGDAIARLLAKGTLGGALFSSPNLTETFEKLRASGADVVQEPTNQPWGVRDCAVRDPAGNFIRISQG; this is translated from the coding sequence ATGACCCTCAAGCTCACGACCGTTCACCTGATTGTCGACGACCCGGACAAGGCGCTGCCGTTCTACCGCGACCTGTTGGGCCTGAAGCTCATCGGCGACGTCTCCCACGAGGCGTTCCGGTGGCTCACCCTCTCCCCTCCCGCGCAGCCGGACATCCAGATCGTCCTGAGCCAGCCGCACGCCGGCCGCACGAAGGAGGACGGTGACGCCATCGCGCGCCTGCTCGCCAAGGGGACGCTGGGCGGCGCCCTCTTCAGCAGCCCCAACCTCACGGAGACCTTCGAGAAGCTGCGCGCCTCGGGCGCGGACGTGGTGCAGGAGCCCACGAACCAGCCCTGGGGTGTGCGCGACTGCGCCGTGAGGGACCCCGCCGGAAACTTCATCCGCATCAGCCAGGGCTGA
- a CDS encoding helix-turn-helix transcriptional regulator, which yields MATPDDLACELAELVRLRRARDLMDREFDSPLTVESVARVAAMSPAHFSRRFRKEYGESPYAYLMTRRIERAMALLRRGDQSVTDVCMAVGCSSLGSFSASFTRLVGMPPSDYRAKEHTEDQVLPACIQKERTRPRRAGFEKHPPTR from the coding sequence ATGGCCACCCCAGATGACCTGGCGTGCGAGCTCGCGGAGCTCGTGCGGCTGCGGCGCGCCCGAGACCTGATGGACCGGGAGTTCGACAGTCCGCTCACCGTGGAGTCGGTGGCCCGGGTGGCCGCCATGTCCCCCGCCCACTTCTCGCGCCGCTTCCGGAAGGAATACGGCGAGAGCCCCTACGCCTACCTGATGACCCGCCGCATCGAGCGCGCCATGGCGCTCCTGCGGCGTGGGGACCAGAGCGTCACCGACGTGTGCATGGCGGTGGGCTGCTCTTCCCTGGGCTCGTTCAGCGCGAGCTTCACCCGCCTGGTGGGCATGCCGCCGTCCGACTACCGCGCCAAGGAGCACACCGAGGACCAGGTGCTGCCCGCCTGCATCCAGAAGGAGCGGACGCGCCCCCGCCGAGCAGGATTCGAGAAGCACCCTCCCACCCGATGA
- a CDS encoding ArsR/SmtB family transcription factor, with amino-acid sequence MESSFGIIAEPNRRSILSLLAASECSVGEIERELRMSQPSVSKHLRVLREAGFVESRVEAQRRVYRLRPEPLMEVDEWLAPFRRFWTAHVDALERHLDRMEQTSSKGKKR; translated from the coding sequence ATGGAATCCTCGTTCGGAATCATCGCGGAGCCCAACCGGAGGAGCATCCTCAGCCTGCTGGCCGCGTCGGAGTGCTCCGTCGGCGAAATCGAGCGGGAGCTGCGGATGTCCCAGCCCTCGGTGTCCAAGCACCTGCGGGTGCTGCGTGAGGCGGGCTTCGTGGAGTCCCGGGTCGAGGCCCAGCGACGTGTCTACCGGCTGCGGCCCGAGCCGCTCATGGAGGTCGACGAGTGGCTGGCGCCCTTCCGTCGCTTCTGGACGGCCCATGTCGACGCGCTCGAGCGCCATCTGGACCGGATGGAGCAGACCTCCAGCAAAGGAAAGAAGCGATGA